acgaaggaaaagcacctgctgaaaaaggtcgaaaattcaggtttccgttttttggccgtaactttcgatgcgttgatcgcagcgtattgggactgcgcccaatcgatttctctcgcaaaattacgtcggaatagtgccagaaagaatttattccagcactttacaaaatcgcgaaaattttcgccaaaaatgcaaaggggttagccttgctgattttttgggcgaaaaacttttagtctccgattcgatttgtatgacccttttctgaccaattggacccccaggaactcagaaaacgcagcgaaaagagcgtgggatcaacagcagagaaatgacgaaggaaaagcgcctgctgaaaaaggtcgaaaattcaggtttccgttttttggccgtaactttcgatgcgttgatcgcagcgtattgggactgcgcccaatcgatttctctcgcaaaattacgtcggaatagtgcctgagagaattgattccagcacttttcaaaatcgcgaaaattttcgccaaaaatacaaaggggtaagccctgctgattttttgggcgaaaaacttttagtctccgattcgattcaaatgactctttcctgactaattagacccccaggaactcagaaaacgcagcgaaaagagcgtgggatcaacagcagagaaatgacgaaggaaaagcgcctgctgaaaaaggtcgaaaattcaggtttccgttttttggccgtaactttcgatgcgttgatcgcagcgtattgggactgcgcccaatcgattcctctcgcaaaattacgtcggaatattgcctgagaaaattgattccagcacttttcaaaatcgcgaaaattttcgccaaaaatacaaaggggtaagccttgctgattttttgggcgaaaaacttttagtctccgattcgatttgtatgacccttttctgaccaattggacccccaggaactcagaaaacgcagcgaaaagagcgtgggatcaacagcagagaaatgacgaaggaaaagcgcctgctgaaaaaggtcgaaaattcaggtttccgttttttggccgtaactttcgatgcgttgatcgcagcgtattgggactgcgcccaatcgatttctctcgcaaaattacgtcggaatagtgccagaaagaatttattccagcactttacaaaatcgcgaaaattttcgccaaaaatgcaaaggggttagccttgctgattttttgggcgaaaaacttttagtctccgattcgatttgtatgaccattttctgaccaattggacccccaggaactcagaaaacgcagcgaaaagagcgtgggatcaacagcagagaaatgacgaaggaaaagcacctgctgaaaaaggtcgaaaattcaggtttccgttttttggccgtaactttcgatgcgttgatcgcagcgtattgggactgcgcccaatcgatttctctcgcaaaattacgtcggaatagtgccagaaagaatttattccagcactttacaaaatcgcgaaaattttcgccaaaaatgcaaaggggttagccttgctgattttttgggcgaaaaacttttagtctccgattcgatttgtatgacccttttctgaccaattggacccccaggaactcagaaaacgcagcgaaaagagcgtgggatcaacagcagagaaatgacgaaggaaaagcgcctgctgaaaaaggtcgaaaattcaggtttccgttttttggccgtaactttcgatgcgttgatcgcagcgtattgggactgcgcccaatcgatttctctcgcaaaattacgtcggaatagtgcctgagagaattgattccagcacttttcaaaatcgcgaaaattttcgccaaaaatacaaaggggtaagccctgctgattttttgggcgaaaaacttttagtctccgattcgattcaaatgactctttcctgactaattagacccccaggaactcagaaaacgcagcgaaaagagcgtgggatcaacagcagagaaatgacgaaggaaaagcgcctgctgaaaaaggtcgaaaattcaggtttccgttttttggccgtaactttcgatgcgttgatcgcagcgtattgggactgcgcccaatcgattcctctcgcaaaattacgtcggaatattgcctgagaaaattgattccagcacttttcaaaatcgcgaaaattttcgccaaaaatacaaaggggtaagccttgctgattttttgggcgaaaaacttttagtctccgattcgatttgtatgacccttttctgaccaattggacccccaggaactcagaaaacgcagcgaaaagagcgtgggatcaacagcagagaaatgacgaaggaaaagcacctgctgaaaaaggtcgaaaattcaggtttccgttttttggccgtaactttcgatgcgttgatcgcagcgtattgggactgcgcccaatcgatttctctcgcaaaattacgtcggaatagtgccagaaagaatttattccagcactttacaaaatcgcgaaaattttcgccaaaaatgcaaaggggttagccttgctgattttttgggcgaaaaacttttagtctccgattcgatttgtatgaccattttctgaccaattggacccccaggaactcagaaaacgcagcgaaaagagcgtgggatcaacagcagagaaatgacggaggaaaaagcacctgctgaaaaatgtcgaaaacacaggttctcgttttttggctgtaacttttgatgcgttgatcgcagcgtattgggactgcgcccaatcgattcctctcgcaaaattacgtcggaatattgcctgagaaaattgattccagcacttttcaaaatcgcgaaaattttcgccaaaaatacaaaggggttagccttgctgattttttgggcgaaaaacttttagtctccgattcgatttgtatgaccattttctgaccaattggacccccaggaactcagaaaacgcagcgaaaagagcgtgggatcaacagcagagaaatgacgaaggaaaagcacctgctgaaaaaggtcgaaaattcaggtttccgttttttggccgtaactttcgatgcgttgatcgcagcgtattgggactgcgcccaatcgatttctctcgcaaaattacgtcggaatagtgccagaaagaatttattccagcactttacaaaatcgcgaaaattttcgccaaaaatgcaaaggggttagccttgctgattttttgggcgaaaaacttttagtctccgattcgattcaaatgactctttcctgactaattagacccccaggaactcagaaaacgcagcgaaaagagcgtgggatcaacagcagagaaatgacggaggaaaaagcacctgctgaaaaatgtcgaaatcacaggttctcgttttttggctgtaactttcgatgcgttgatcgcagcgtattgggactgcgcccaatcgatttctctcgcaaaattacgtcggaatagtgccagaaagaatttattccagcacttttcaaaatcgcgaaaattttcgccaaaaatgcaaaggggttagccttgctgattttttgggcgaaaaacttttagtctctgattcgatttgtatgacccttttctgaccaattggacccccaggaactcagaaaacgcagcgaaaagagcgtgggatcaacagcagagaaatgacggaggaaaaagcacctgctgaaaaatgtcgagaacacaggttttcgttttttggccgtaactttcgatgcgttgatcgcagcgtattgggacagcgcccaatcgatttctctcgcaaaattacgtcggaatattgcctgagagaattgattccagcacttttcaaaatcgccaaaattttcgccaaaaatgcaaagagccttgcttttttttcatttttggagccgaaaatttttggtctcagattcgatatAAGGGGAGAAATCCCTTTGGAAgcgtgaaaaatatgtattcttcgataattttaatagaggggaaaaaattatctcattatatccaaatttcaaaataattttattgaagcATCAAAGGTgagaaacaattatttttgttgcGATCATACACAAAATGGTGGCGTTATTAAGGGTCTTGGGACGCCTGTTTTCCGTGACATCGAAAAGTGCTACCGTGGTCACTCTTTTGCTGTTGATCTGAAAAAGATTTAACAAGTGTTATTCGTTTATTGACATATTAAGGAGAAGGATGTACCTAAAAAACGATGACAAagtgcaaaattgaaaattaggGAGCCCTTTCATTCTCAGGGtcgaattttcgaccttttttttcgacatacTTGACCCTCAAAAAGGTATTCATTCAtgcattcattcattcatgcGCTACCTTTCGAACTTTAGGCACATCCTTCCGATAATATTACTGAGTGTGATCTCGTCATGTAGCGAACCTGGAGCGTAGAAACTATGGAGCGGttgtccctgaagtcgagtttcaccaggtagcggattCGGAGCGCAGGAACAACGGAGCGCTTTTCCTagaagtcaagtttcaccaggtagtggaccatgagcgcagaaactacgcaGCGCTTGTACTGAAAGtagagtttcaccaggtagcggacctggagcgaaGAAACTACGGAGTGCTTGTTCAAACGTCACCAAGTGAAGAATCTGGACAGTcagaactacggagcacttgtcctggaagtcgagtttcaccaggtaccggacctggagcgcagaaactacgcaGCGCTTGGTCAAAAGTCACTTGTTCAAGAACCTGGACAGCTagaactacggaaaattagCCCTGAAGGttaaaagtcaccaggtcaagtaCCAGGACAGTcagaactacggagcacttgtcctggaagtcgagtttcaccaggtaccggacccggagcgcagaaactacggagcgcttgacctggaagtcgagtttcaccaggtagcggacctggagcatagaaactacggagcgcttgttctAGAACTCGAGTCGCATCAGACAGCGGACCCGGAGTACAGGAAAGATGGAGGTAGACAACCCGGTACTCTAAAtatgcggagcgcgattctcatacgtccactgtactgcgcggttgtttccagactgatgAATTTGGCTAGTTGATTTTCGTCTATATAGATCGATCACGtcgggagaaaaaaattttgggtgacgtcactttctgaacatccgaacatccaaactttggtttcgaactgtagtACTAtggatgatgtatgatgtagaATGTATGATgttgtatgatgtatgatgtatgatgtataatgattttagtatTTGCATTTCAGATAAGAAATACGCGctttatctttcctgccgattccagactcaagcggctaggcccttcgatggtcagctgttgactgaagatatattctgtgagctaataacgctgccgttctgcgacaattggatattcaaaatttttgctcgtacctttcaaaagtgtgttaaaatacactcgaagttttcagaagcttcgttctatcTCTCCCTATCAAAAAAAGGAATCGCCGgcaatcacctttttaggtctttaaatcagaACACTGCGTCAAATactgtattatatgtatacagagCATCTctttcatctcgatcaaaattagcgcatccctgatgtattacagttactctgaatttttctcctcacgaatacttttcgaaaaacaattctgcttctctgcgcaacgtagatacttcacttgcgagtAGCTAAAACAGCATTTCGATTGTAAGGCTACGAAAATTCTAGATCGAGAGAGTAAATGAAaggttgttggaataattacgCGTAGTAATGTTATAGAACACAAGGCGGAGCGGGGGGACGAAGAGGACGAAAGTGGTCGgagatggtcggaggtggtagGGGGTAGTCTAAGCTGGTAAGAGGTGTTATGGGGTAGtcggaggtgttcggaaatggtaggaggtggtaggaggtggtAAGGGGTGGTACGAGGTGGTGAACGGCAGCAAGGGGTGGTACGAGGTGGTGAACGGTAGCAAGGGGTGGTAGGAGGTGGACGGAGATGGTCGAAGGTGTTTGGCGGTGGTAGGAGGTGGCAGGAGGTGGCAGGAGGTGGTTGAAGGGGGTAGGAAGTGATCGGTGGCGGTTGAGGAGGACGAGAACGACGAAAAGGACAGGGTCGAGGTAGACGAGGACGGCGaagatggtcggaggtgggaGGAAGTGGTCgacggtggttggaggtgctTGGAGGTTGTAGCGGTGGTTGGCGGCGGACGCGGTTACGCGTCTTCTCACGGGGATGATCCAGCTCATCGACATTTCCAAGTCGCAATCGTCAAGTAGCCTTACATACTAACTTTGTACCGACTCAATCTCAAGTTTCCATACCGACACTACTTTCGTTGCTACGCATGTCGCGGGGGTGCGAACCCGTTAGGTAGCCCACCTGGGCCCACTTACCCGTCGAAAActggtcacaaaaatttacccaggggTAAATTCATCACATCTTACATCTGTcgttatattcttcagtcaacgactGCGTATAGCGAGGTTATGACGCATGATTATCAATCACGCAAGGAAAACATAAAACATCCATGCGGtcgcatattattattattcttgcaAGAAACAGAGGATCAAGAGACGCAGGAGTGTCTTGACGTCAAGTTATTACAATATCATAAAGATTCTACAAGTCTCGTAACTCGTTATAAATTTAAACTCATAACATATTCTCACTTCcctaaaatttaaaattgttacgtCGTTAAGTGCGAGTCTTTCACTCGCACTCTCTGGATACGTTCCACAACTTCCACACGAGATAGGTGGGTCAGAGTAGGCTTTCACCAAACGCGTGTGCGTTCCACCTATAACTATTGCCTACACGCTCGCGGTCTTTTTATGTTAATGGAACGAGAATTTTAGCGGTCGCGTTCGAGGGCCTTGCGAGCGTAAAGTGGAACGTACTCCCTGTGAGATAGCAAAAGACACGGCTATACTGCGtacagcgcatgcgcgagcATGTAGCTATTTCGTTCTGCGGACTTGGCCTTTCTCATGCGGTAAAATGAGCCAAACCTTGCCTGCGGAGTTCGGTCTCCTAGTATTTATTTCGTGGTTTTTGGTTACGGAAAGCGCCAGTGGACTAGCAGACTTTATACATTTTCAGTCAACGCTACCGACGCTACAGGCCTAAAATTCACCATCCATAGGATTCTGAGATGCCAATAGACGTCGCTGTGTGCAAATGCGAATAAACCGGATGTTGCGCATTGTCTTGCGCATTATCCGCCCTGTCGTCGATCCATTTTAGCACCGTCCTTTCCGGTTCGCTCTATCGAGTGACTGCGTCTTATTTAGTTTTAGCTGTATACAAATCTTTCTCCATCTTCCACAATGAGGATCTACAAAGATATTTTCACCGGTAATTATATTTCGCTAAACTTATCCTGTTTTTTACAATAcgaattttctaaatttgtaaTTCTATACCGGAATTATGAAACGTTCATTATCAACTAAATTTCAAAGTGACATTTCGATAAGCCTCCTTTGTCACATAGCAATCTCGGTCAGCTCTAGTAATCCAACCATACGTTCTTATGCTAAAATCATACAAATCActcaattatttcatattaGTTTGTTTCAAGATTATGAAGAAGATATTTTACACATCTAGATTTCACTTTCTTCCAAGGTAACCTAtgaatacatatgtttcatcGTTTATTTTACGCATTCCAGGTGATGAGATGTTCTcagatacctataaaataaaactggtCGATGACGTCCTCTACGAAGTGTATGGTAGAGTAAGTATATTACCTTTCCAATTACCTCGATTCTTTGACATGTTATTGACGTCCTTACACGTCGCATCTAACACTCACGCCACATTTCAGCTTGTCACACGCAAGGCTGGATCAATCGAAATAGCAGGATTCAACCCGTCAGCTGAAGAAGCTGACGAAGGTACGGATGAAGCTGTTGAATCAGGAGTTGATGTAGTACTGAATCATCGTCTTCAAGAAACTTTTGCCTTCCATGACAAAAAGTCCTACACTCTGTACCTCAAGGATTACATGAAGAAGTAAGTgttaacatatttttttacagtcaATGCTTGAAACCATGTTTATTCATTCTTTACTTGTCACGTTAATTTAATTGACTAAATTTTTGCACTTCTCTTAATTTCAGACTAGTTGCTAAACTGGAAGAGAAGGCACCAGAtcaggttgaaatttttaagacCAACATGAACAAAGTCATGAAAGATATTCTCTCAAGATTCAAGGAGCTACAATTTTTCACTGGCGAATCAATGGATATTGATGGAATTGTTGGTCTAATGGAATACCGTGATATCGACGGTGACTCAGTGCCGGTACTGATGTTCTTTAAGCACGGCCTAGATGAAGAGAAATTCTAAATAATTCTTAGATATGaaacaaattgtggaaaaaaattttgtaagttTATAccatatttcataaaaatttgatcagcTATATGCAACAGCTGGTCTTATACATGGAAATTCTCGGTCAACATATGTTATCTGTTAACCGATGCACAAACATGTTATATAAAATTGGTGACTGAATTCccgttacaatatttttagttATTGTAGCGTCTACGTAAATCAAACAGAATTTGTCAACGATGTGGTTGCACTCTCGTTTCTGAACtggttcaaatatttttagtttaattCTACATATCTTCTATTTTTACGTGTTACAGATAAGCTGAAGCTAAGACTGCCCACATGGCGACGCCGCTGTGAAATTAAGTTACAAATAACCCTTCCAATTTCCTGTATCAATTgcagttttatttatcaaaaagaAACCTAAACAATATTAAACACTATTTGATTGTCTTTCTAAACTGTACATACTCAGATTACTcagataaatatttatcacttGTCGCATTCAGCTCTTACTTTAAAGACATGACCTCCAACTTGTGAGACTAAACATGATTGTTagtctatttattttttgattaccACTTCTCTTAACAGATTTAATTTATACACTTGTATTTATTACGGAATGGAAGATGGGGAAAGAAGACGGTAGCACAACACTTCGATCAATAATGCATTGTGAATTATTTACAGCTGTTACatcaatattaattatttttgtttctgaaataaattcgatACACCTATGCCTGACGAAATAAACTATTGACGTTTTCATAATCTGGTCTTTTGTTCCTTTAAATACCTCAACATCAATTTCaacttgtatgtatatatttttttccattagcaaaaattaaaattagaagatgtttttatttcatggATTATAAATTACACCATAAGCGGTAATGATTAAAACAAGCCAGCAATATTTTGCTCGAAGTGACAATACTTTTCCATCGTCATGGtatgacgtaaaaaaaaaaaataataaaaattagagGTAGATGAGgtatgtatttaatttttcagatatacacatagatattgatttaataaaactgaaagtttcgtaaaaatattatatttagaCAAAATTGGAATAGACAGTCGTACTATATCTTCGCGTTACCGTCACAAATTCGACTGAGAATTGTTACAAATCACCAtcatcatattttttataaagtacacatgaaaatattaatttagtttactatataataatatgtacaaTTATTCTGTGTTAACTGGTCTTCTCCATATCTTTCTCTAGTCTTTCATCAATAATATATTACTCTTCCTCTTTACAAAACAGTGATTACTCTGATAATGATTAAATGACATTCTAAAACCTGACACATGTGCTTCTTTCCtattactgaaaatattttgacgtTTACAAAAGCGTTTATATCTAGGTatatgtttatacatatatgtatatatatatatattactatacatcatataaatatattatgtatagtATAACACACATAATGTCACATCTATGTGTCTATTATAATCATATGTATACGTAAGTGAATTTACCTATcctaaaacaattttttttgccaattatGCATAGAATATCGCATAAAGTTATAACTAATTTTTATATACTACAGATGAGAATTCTTACACGTctaatagaaaataaaaataaaatcgctaGGTGAGAAAGAGGATCAAGTCTAGACAGCTGATTTTGATCTGTCGCAAAAGAAATCAGTAAATATTAATCCgtgttgaaattgaatttcg
This is a stretch of genomic DNA from Neodiprion fabricii isolate iyNeoFabr1 chromosome 2, iyNeoFabr1.1, whole genome shotgun sequence. It encodes these proteins:
- the LOC124176567 gene encoding translationally-controlled tumor protein homolog: MRIYKDIFTGDEMFSDTYKIKLVDDVLYEVYGRLVTRKAGSIEIAGFNPSAEEADEGTDEAVESGVDVVLNHRLQETFAFHDKKSYTLYLKDYMKKLVAKLEEKAPDQVEIFKTNMNKVMKDILSRFKELQFFTGESMDIDGIVGLMEYRDIDGDSVPVLMFFKHGLDEEKF